In Nitrospirota bacterium, a genomic segment contains:
- a CDS encoding HD domain-containing protein, translating into MLKPTTYDGIALIADPIHSYITFTVPSTGSDEKNHPHLNPLPEGEEISLPFKGRARVGMGSFPIEKTEKDLIDSPWMQRLRHIYQLQSARWVFPSAEHSRFQHSLGAMHIAGRFAGHLYPTLKAVIKDCPSEAYIEELLRTTALLHDVGHGPFGHFFDDNVLNEYDETHETVGQKIIIRELGDIIKGIRRSPNGAFNHGEELMPEYLAFLIGKGPYSGSHTKDIPRWLLFLQPLLSGIYTVDNMDYVLRDSFMCGVAIGPVDIDRLIHYTFFTDKGISLHRSGLSALNMFLNARLYMYTNVYYHRTTRAIDLHLKEIFKETIKLLFPYNPVERLDKYLLLTDWSLLEGVRGWAGSNESAKSELYPEWQKILVRDVKWKMAYDKTLSIREVEKGRRFIYQEELHKEIQDTLPEDMKYVPFRVDMASQDPRPINPLMMGERQIYVYNPSTGEVSKEALREFFDYIPAKVVLCRIFALNHQNDRLLASAAEKVLVEDASSIKTNV; encoded by the coding sequence ATGTTAAAACCTACCACTTATGACGGCATAGCACTAATAGCAGACCCCATCCATAGTTATATTACATTTACCGTTCCCAGTACTGGTTCGGATGAAAAAAACCACCCTCACCTTAATCCTCTCCCTGAGGGAGAGGAAATTTCCCTCCCCTTCAAGGGGAGGGCCAGGGTGGGGATGGGGTCATTTCCAATTGAAAAAACAGAAAAAGACTTAATAGACTCTCCATGGATGCAGAGGCTCAGACATATTTATCAGCTCCAGAGTGCAAGATGGGTATTTCCTTCAGCAGAACACAGCAGGTTCCAACATTCGCTTGGTGCAATGCACATTGCAGGCAGGTTTGCCGGTCACCTTTATCCGACACTGAAGGCAGTTATTAAAGACTGCCCTTCAGAGGCTTATATAGAGGAGCTGCTGCGCACAACCGCCCTTTTGCATGATGTGGGACACGGCCCATTCGGACACTTCTTTGATGACAACGTACTTAATGAATACGATGAAACACATGAGACGGTCGGGCAAAAGATTATTATCAGGGAACTTGGGGACATAATAAAGGGAATAAGGCGCAGCCCAAACGGGGCATTTAACCACGGCGAGGAATTAATGCCTGAATATCTTGCGTTTCTTATCGGAAAGGGTCCCTACTCAGGCTCTCACACAAAGGACATACCCAGATGGCTGTTGTTTCTTCAACCCCTTTTAAGCGGCATCTACACTGTAGACAATATGGATTATGTGTTGAGGGACTCGTTTATGTGCGGCGTTGCAATAGGGCCTGTTGATATTGACCGCCTTATCCACTATACCTTTTTTACAGACAAGGGCATATCCCTCCATCGTTCCGGGCTTTCTGCCTTAAACATGTTCTTAAATGCCCGGCTTTATATGTACACAAATGTCTATTATCACAGGACGACCCGTGCCATTGACCTTCATCTTAAAGAGATATTTAAAGAGACAATAAAGCTGTTATTCCCGTATAATCCTGTTGAGAGATTAGATAAGTATCTACTGCTGACTGACTGGTCTTTGCTTGAAGGTGTGAGGGGATGGGCAGGATCAAATGAATCCGCGAAATCTGAACTTTATCCTGAATGGCAGAAGATCCTTGTCAGGGACGTAAAGTGGAAGATGGCTTATGACAAGACCCTTTCCATAAGAGAGGTTGAAAAAGGCAGAAGGTTTATTTATCAGGAAGAGCTGCATAAAGAGATACAGGACACCCTTCCTGAAGATATGAAATATGTTCCATTCAGGGTTGATATGGCAAGTCAGGACCCAAGGCCTATAAACCCACTCATGATGGGTGAGAGACAGATATACGTTTATAATCCCTCTACCGGCGAGGTCTCAAAAGAGGCATTAAGAGAGTTTTTCGATTATATACCTGCCAAAGTTGTCCTATGCCGCATCTTTGCACTAAATCATCAGAACGACCGCCTGCTTGCATCCGCCGCTGAGAAGGTACTGGTTGAAGACGCAAGCAGTATCAAGACGAATGTTTGA
- the queC gene encoding 7-cyano-7-deazaguanine synthase QueC gives MKKAVILLSGGVDSTTTMAIARSEGYELYALSIDYGQRHRQELDNAGKTASFFNAKTHKIVNVDLREIGGSALTSDIEVPKDRSVHEMGHGIPVTYVPARNTIFLAIALSWAEVIGADSIFLGVNVLDYSGYPDCRPEFITAFENMANLATRAGVEGKTQITIKTPLINLTKAEIIKKGIDLGVDYSLTHSCYDPPEEGIACGRCDSCLLRKKGFIEAGIPDPIKYAV, from the coding sequence TTGAAAAAAGCTGTCATCCTTTTAAGCGGCGGTGTAGACTCCACAACTACTATGGCTATTGCACGCTCTGAGGGATATGAGTTATATGCACTGAGCATAGACTATGGGCAGAGGCACAGGCAGGAGCTTGATAACGCCGGAAAGACTGCATCCTTTTTTAATGCAAAAACACATAAGATAGTAAATGTGGATTTAAGAGAAATCGGCGGGTCTGCTTTAACATCAGATATAGAAGTCCCTAAAGACCGCAGTGTGCATGAGATGGGGCACGGCATACCTGTTACTTATGTACCTGCCCGTAACACAATCTTTCTTGCAATTGCACTCTCCTGGGCAGAGGTTATTGGGGCAGACTCAATTTTTCTCGGTGTAAATGTGCTGGATTACAGCGGCTATCCTGACTGCCGGCCTGAATTTATAACGGCATTTGAGAATATGGCGAATCTTGCTACCCGAGCAGGGGTTGAGGGTAAAACTCAGATAACTATTAAAACACCGTTGATAAATCTTACAAAGGCTGAGATAATAAAAAAGGGCATTGACCTTGGAGTTGATTACAGTCTAACCCATAGCTGTTATGACCCTCCTGAGGAAGGGATTGCGTGCGGGAGATGTGACAGTTGTTTATTGAGAAAGAAAGGATTTATTGAGGCAGGTATACCTGACCCGATAAAGTATGCCGTATGA
- a CDS encoding histidine triad nucleotide-binding protein yields the protein MSNCIFCKIISKEIPSSIFYEDDACIAFDDINPQAPVHVLIVPKEHIATFNDLGEDKKDLVGRLGMVVNKVAEIKNIKDPGYRIVINCNTAGGQLVYHLHVHVLGGRHLSWPPG from the coding sequence ATGAGCAACTGTATATTCTGTAAGATTATTTCAAAAGAGATACCGAGCAGTATTTTCTATGAAGATGATGCATGTATAGCCTTTGATGATATTAATCCACAGGCGCCTGTCCACGTCCTGATTGTCCCTAAGGAGCATATTGCTACTTTTAATGACCTTGGAGAGGATAAAAAGGATTTAGTAGGCCGCCTCGGCATGGTTGTCAATAAGGTTGCAGAGATTAAAAATATAAAAGATCCCGGGTACAGAATAGTGATAAACTGCAATACCGCAGGCGGTCAACTGGTCTATCACCTTCATGTGCATGTCCTTGGCGGAAGGCATTTGTCATGGCCTCCCGGGTGA